A stretch of Onychomys torridus chromosome 2, mOncTor1.1, whole genome shotgun sequence DNA encodes these proteins:
- the LOC118578796 gene encoding neuroblastoma suppressor of tumorigenicity 1, producing MLWVLVGTLLPVMLLAAPPPINKLALFPDKSAWCEAKNITQIVGHSGCEAKSIQNRACLGQCFSYSVPNTFPQSTESLVHCDSCMPAQSMWEIVTLECPGHEEVPRVDKLVEKIVHCSCQACGKEPSHEGLSVYVQGEDGLGSQPGPHPHPHPGGQTPEPEEPPGAPQVEEEGAED from the exons ATGCTTTGGGTCCTGGTGGGGACTCTCCTCCCTGTCATGTTGCTGGCTGCCCCCCCACCCATCAACAAGCTGGCCCTGTTTCCGGACAAGAGTGCCTGGTGTGAAGCCAAGAACATCACACAGATTGTGGGCCACAGCGGCTGTGAGGCCAAGTCCATCCAGAACAG GGCCTGCCTAGGACAGTGCTTCAGCTACAGCGTCCCCAACACCTTCCCGCAGTCCACAGAGTCCCTGGTGCACTGTGACTCCTGCATGCCGGCCCAGTCCATGTGGGAGATT GTGACCTTGGAGTGTCCTGGCCACGAGGAGGTGCCCAGGGTGGACAAGCTGGTGGAGAAGATTGTACATTGCAGCTGCCAGGCCTGCGGCAAGGAGCCCAGTCACGAGGGCCTGAGTGTCTACGTGCAGGGTGAAGACGGGCTGGGCTCCCAGCCTggaccccatccccacccccaccccggtgGCCAGACCCCTGAGCCTGAAGAACCTCCGGGAGCCCCTCAGGTTGAGGAAGAGGGGGCTGAGGACTGA